One segment of Methanoculleus taiwanensis DNA contains the following:
- a CDS encoding Orn/Lys/Arg family decarboxylase: protein MEYFEEFPILIIDDELHSETAEGRASREIVGELKKEDFTVIEALTARDGIHAFLSHPHVSCIIIDWDLTPEQGDGMLTAADVITLIRERNRKIPIFLYTERLAISAIPLEVISTIEGYIWKLEDTPDFIAGHIKRAARTYLSDVLPPFFKALVEYVDEYKYSWHTPGHMGGVAFLKTAAGRIFFNFFGENTLRADLSVSVAELGSIHEHTGVVGEAERRASDVFSSDRTYFVTNGTSGANKIVWLGTVTAGDIVLVDRNCHKSIMHAIIMTGAIPVYLIPSRNEYGIIGPIHESEFHLETIRKKIAACPLTGDPSKHAIRLAVITNSTYDGLCYNVETIHENLKDTVPFIHYDEAWFAYAKFHPLYAGRYGMHPVEEGGPTVFATQSTHKVLAAFSQGSMVHIRQGREPVDPGRFNEAFMMFTSTSPQYMIVASLDVATKMMAGHSGKFLIEEAIEEAIVFRKKMVTVGEEIAASRRPVERLWWFTVWQPDCIMDEEVTVPVAEAAETLLRNTGGCWTLRPGDEWHAFGGLEEDYIMLDPIKVTILTPGVRVGGGMEESGIPATIVTKYLRNHGIVVEKTGYYSFLVLFTLGITKGKSGSLLAELFRFKALYDDNHPLTEVFPDLVRDYPARYTEKGLRDLCQEMHEYLKAGEITGIVRKVYENLPQPEMTPAEAYRHLVRGRVTEVPVRCLAGKPVAMMVVPYPPGIPVIMPGERCSAETRAIVDYLAFCEDFDNRYPGFENEMHGIVVREEEGRRSYYVTCIDTDGGDR, encoded by the coding sequence ATGGAGTATTTCGAGGAGTTTCCGATTCTCATCATCGACGACGAGCTGCACTCCGAGACCGCCGAAGGCAGAGCCTCGCGAGAGATCGTCGGAGAACTAAAAAAAGAGGATTTCACCGTCATCGAGGCGCTCACCGCCCGGGACGGCATCCATGCGTTCCTTTCGCACCCGCACGTCAGCTGCATCATCATCGACTGGGACTTAACCCCCGAACAGGGGGACGGGATGCTGACGGCGGCCGACGTCATCACCCTCATCCGTGAGCGGAACCGGAAGATCCCGATCTTCCTCTACACCGAGCGGCTCGCCATCAGCGCGATCCCGCTCGAGGTTATCTCGACGATCGAGGGGTATATCTGGAAGCTCGAGGATACGCCCGACTTCATCGCCGGCCACATCAAACGGGCGGCACGCACCTACCTCTCCGACGTCCTCCCTCCCTTCTTCAAGGCGCTCGTCGAGTATGTCGACGAGTACAAATATTCCTGGCATACGCCGGGGCATATGGGCGGGGTTGCGTTCCTCAAGACCGCGGCCGGCCGGATCTTCTTCAACTTCTTCGGCGAGAATACGCTGCGTGCCGATCTCTCGGTCTCGGTCGCGGAGCTCGGGTCGATCCACGAGCATACCGGCGTCGTCGGCGAGGCTGAGCGACGGGCTTCGGATGTCTTTTCCTCCGACCGCACCTACTTCGTGACGAACGGAACAAGCGGAGCGAACAAGATCGTCTGGCTCGGGACGGTGACGGCGGGCGATATCGTTCTCGTCGACCGGAACTGCCACAAATCGATTATGCACGCGATCATCATGACCGGCGCAATCCCGGTCTACCTCATCCCGTCGCGGAACGAGTACGGCATCATCGGCCCGATCCACGAGAGCGAGTTTCATCTGGAGACGATCCGAAAGAAGATCGCCGCCTGTCCCCTTACGGGCGACCCCTCGAAACACGCGATCCGGCTCGCCGTGATCACGAACTCCACCTACGACGGTCTCTGCTACAATGTCGAAACGATCCACGAGAACCTGAAGGATACCGTCCCATTCATCCACTATGACGAGGCATGGTTTGCGTACGCAAAGTTCCACCCGCTCTATGCCGGGCGATACGGCATGCACCCGGTGGAAGAGGGTGGCCCGACGGTCTTTGCGACGCAGTCGACCCACAAGGTCCTCGCCGCCTTCTCGCAGGGCTCGATGGTGCATATCAGGCAGGGGAGAGAACCGGTCGACCCCGGGCGGTTCAACGAGGCGTTCATGATGTTCACCTCAACCTCCCCGCAGTATATGATCGTCGCGTCGCTCGACGTCGCGACCAAGATGATGGCCGGCCACTCCGGCAAGTTCCTGATCGAGGAGGCGATTGAGGAGGCGATAGTCTTCCGCAAGAAGATGGTGACGGTCGGCGAGGAGATCGCCGCGAGCAGGCGGCCGGTGGAGAGGCTCTGGTGGTTCACCGTCTGGCAGCCGGACTGCATCATGGACGAGGAGGTGACGGTTCCGGTCGCCGAGGCCGCGGAGACGCTCCTTCGGAACACCGGAGGGTGCTGGACGCTCCGACCGGGGGACGAATGGCACGCCTTCGGCGGACTTGAAGAGGATTACATTATGCTCGACCCCATCAAGGTCACCATCCTCACTCCCGGCGTACGCGTGGGAGGAGGTATGGAGGAGTCGGGCATCCCCGCCACAATCGTGACGAAGTACCTCCGGAACCACGGGATCGTCGTCGAAAAGACCGGATACTACTCATTCCTGGTGCTCTTCACCCTCGGCATCACCAAAGGCAAGTCGGGGAGCCTCCTTGCGGAACTCTTCCGGTTCAAGGCGCTCTACGACGACAACCATCCCCTCACCGAGGTTTTCCCCGACCTCGTCCGCGACTATCCTGCCCGCTATACGGAGAAGGGTCTTCGCGATCTCTGCCAGGAGATGCACGAGTACCTGAAGGCCGGGGAGATAACCGGAATCGTCCGAAAGGTCTACGAAAACCTCCCGCAGCCCGAGATGACGCCTGCCGAGGCCTACCGGCACCTCGTCCGGGGCAGGGTAACGGAGGTTCCCGTCCGCTGCCTTGCGGGAAAACCCGTTGCAATGATGGTCGTCCCCTACCCGCCGGGAATCCCGGTCATCATGCCCGGGGAGCGCTGTTCGGCGGAGACGCGGGCGATCGTCGACTACCTCGCTTTCTGCGAGGATTTCGACAACCGCTACCCCGGCTTTGAGAACGAGATGCATGGGATTGTCGTCCGGGAGGAGGAGGGGCGGCGGTCGTACTACGTCACCTGTATCGATACGGACGGCGGCGATCGTTGA
- a CDS encoding flavodoxin family protein, with amino-acid sequence MEQKNSDTGNQKTVTLLMGSPRRNGSTHFLLKEAERALRDQGIATQVIFLDELTIHDCRGCHQCKTENNSRCIVQDDMQQVYRMMESSCGLVIAAPVYFGYVPAMTKAWLDRLVPYIGMDLSPRFSGHYPVSFIFVQNMPDPTLFETALRSFAGGVAMTGMSVRDIMIATDCEKGVKPPVSERPELTEKAYAIGMNLPG; translated from the coding sequence ATGGAGCAAAAAAATTCAGATACCGGTAATCAAAAGACGGTCACGCTTCTTATGGGCAGTCCGAGAAGGAACGGCAGCACCCACTTTCTCTTAAAAGAGGCAGAAAGGGCACTCCGTGATCAGGGGATTGCAACGCAGGTAATCTTTTTGGATGAATTGACGATTCATGACTGCAGGGGTTGTCATCAGTGCAAAACGGAGAACAACAGCCGCTGTATTGTACAGGATGATATGCAGCAGGTGTACCGGATGATGGAGTCATCCTGCGGCCTTGTAATTGCTGCACCTGTTTATTTCGGATATGTCCCGGCAATGACAAAGGCCTGGCTGGACAGGCTTGTGCCGTATATCGGAATGGATCTGTCACCTCGGTTTTCCGGGCACTACCCTGTATCCTTTATCTTTGTGCAGAACATGCCTGATCCGACTCTCTTTGAAACGGCACTCCGCTCATTTGCAGGCGGGGTGGCAATGACAGGAATGTCTGTCAGGGACATCATGATTGCCACGGACTGTGAGAAAGGGGTAAAGCCGCCGGTTTCAGAGCGGCCTGAATTAACGGAGAAAGCATACGCCATCGGGATGAACCTTCCGGGGTAA
- a CDS encoding winged helix-turn-helix transcriptional regulator has product MAKNGAVLKKFYRIKKCTNGEMAINSESDALPIHVYIRVIGGKWKPEILWFLRKGPVRFGELMKLIPGITQVTLTKNLRELEADGIVIRTVFPEIPPRVEYSLTEFGESVFPVLDAISAWGRRFFRYKKEIPEE; this is encoded by the coding sequence ATGGCGAAAAATGGAGCAGTACTTAAAAAGTTTTATAGGATTAAAAAATGTACTAATGGGGAAATGGCCATTAATAGTGAATCAGACGCCCTGCCAATCCATGTTTACATCCGAGTAATTGGCGGTAAATGGAAGCCGGAGATACTCTGGTTCCTGCGTAAAGGACCAGTCCGGTTTGGTGAACTGATGAAGCTGATCCCCGGCATTACACAGGTTACGCTAACGAAGAATCTCCGTGAACTTGAGGCGGACGGTATAGTAATCCGCACTGTTTTCCCGGAGATTCCGCCCCGTGTGGAGTACAGCCTCACGGAGTTCGGAGAGTCGGTATTCCCGGTACTTGATGCGATCAGTGCATGGGGACGGAGGTTTTTCCGGTATAAAAAAGAGATTCCGGAAGAGTGA
- a CDS encoding ACT domain-containing protein — protein MNKTIVTVVGKDTVGIIARVCTYLANNNVNVEDISQTIVQGYFNMMMIVDTSGSEKPFGEMVTELENLGDEIGVKIRCQREDIFTKMHRI, from the coding sequence ATGAATAAAACCATTGTCACCGTCGTCGGTAAGGACACTGTGGGGATTATAGCACGGGTCTGCACGTATCTTGCGAATAACAATGTAAATGTCGAGGATATTTCGCAGACGATCGTGCAGGGCTATTTCAATATGATGATGATCGTCGATACGAGCGGGTCGGAAAAGCCGTTCGGTGAGATGGTTACCGAGCTCGAAAACCTGGGCGATGAGATCGGTGTGAAGATCCGATGCCAGCGTGAAGATATTTTTACAAAAATGCACCGCATCTGA
- a CDS encoding PFL family protein, whose product MINILEVNETNKMIEQEMLDVRTITLGISLLDCCDSDLDTLNRNIYDKITRLAKDLVSTGRQIELEYGIPIVNKRISVTPIALVGGGACTTPGDFVEIAKTLDKAARDTRVNFIGGYSALVSKGMTPADENLIHSIPAALSCTEGVCSSVNIGSTKTGINMDAVKLMGEIVRETAEATRENNSMGCAKLVVLCNAPDDNPFMAGAFHGVTEADAAINLGVSGPGVVKRALERVRGENFEVLCETVKRTAFKVTRAGQLVAQEASERLGIPFGIVDLSLAPTPSVGDSVAEILEEMGLESVGAPGTTAALALLNDQVKKGGVMASSFVGGLSGAFIPVSEDQGMIDAVNRGALTFDKLEAMTCVCSVGLDMIAIPGDTPASTISGIIADEAAIGMINQKTTAVRLIPVIGKDVGDTVEFGGLLGHAPIQPVNRFGCADFINRGGRIPAPIHSFKN is encoded by the coding sequence ATGATCAATATCCTCGAGGTAAACGAGACGAACAAGATGATCGAGCAGGAGATGCTGGATGTCAGGACGATCACGCTCGGCATCAGCCTTCTTGACTGTTGCGACTCCGACCTCGACACTCTGAACCGCAACATCTATGACAAGATCACCCGGCTGGCAAAGGATCTCGTCTCGACAGGCCGTCAGATCGAGCTCGAATATGGCATCCCTATCGTTAACAAAAGAATCTCCGTAACTCCTATCGCTCTTGTCGGGGGAGGGGCCTGCACGACCCCCGGGGATTTTGTGGAGATTGCAAAGACGCTCGATAAGGCCGCGAGGGACACCCGGGTAAACTTCATCGGCGGCTACTCCGCTCTTGTCTCGAAAGGCATGACTCCTGCCGATGAAAACCTGATTCACTCCATTCCGGCGGCCTTATCCTGCACCGAAGGGGTCTGCAGCTCCGTCAATATCGGCTCGACGAAGACCGGGATCAACATGGATGCCGTAAAACTGATGGGCGAGATCGTCAGAGAAACGGCAGAAGCCACGAGGGAGAACAACTCGATGGGGTGTGCGAAACTGGTCGTCCTCTGCAACGCTCCGGATGATAACCCGTTCATGGCCGGAGCGTTCCACGGGGTTACCGAGGCCGATGCGGCCATCAACCTCGGTGTCAGCGGCCCGGGTGTCGTAAAGCGCGCACTCGAGAGGGTGCGTGGAGAGAACTTCGAGGTGCTCTGCGAGACGGTCAAGAGAACGGCTTTCAAGGTCACCCGTGCAGGGCAGCTTGTCGCCCAGGAGGCATCGGAGAGGCTCGGCATTCCGTTCGGGATCGTCGATCTCTCTCTTGCCCCGACGCCCTCCGTCGGGGACAGCGTCGCCGAGATCCTCGAGGAGATGGGGCTCGAGTCGGTCGGTGCACCGGGAACCACGGCCGCACTTGCCCTCCTCAACGACCAGGTGAAGAAGGGAGGGGTTATGGCGAGTTCCTTTGTCGGCGGGCTTTCGGGTGCATTCATCCCGGTCAGCGAGGACCAGGGGATGATCGATGCAGTGAACCGCGGTGCCCTGACGTTCGATAAGCTCGAGGCGATGACCTGCGTATGCTCGGTCGGCCTCGATATGATCGCAATTCCGGGCGACACACCCGCTTCGACGATATCCGGTATCATCGCGGACGAAGCTGCAATCGGGATGATCAACCAGAAGACGACAGCCGTCCGGCTGATCCCGGTGATAGGAAAAGATGTCGGGGACACCGTCGAGTTCGGCGGCCTCCTGGGCCATGCACCGATCCAGCCGGTAAACAGGTTCGGCTGCGCTGACTTCATAAACCGCGGCGGGCGGATTCCCGCACCGATTCATAGCTTTAAGAACTGA
- a CDS encoding PaaI family thioesterase, which yields MVAPDDSARFFAADAFAHHTGIECMEVAPGRAVVKMEVRDYHRNSHGTVHGGALFTLADAAFALASNSHGIPAAAINAEISYLAAAREGTLYAEAEEFAQNPKIASYTVRITNDAGERIAIFQGMVYRKTPRNV from the coding sequence ATGGTCGCACCAGACGATTCGGCACGGTTCTTCGCGGCCGATGCCTTTGCACACCATACCGGGATAGAATGCATGGAGGTCGCACCCGGCAGGGCGGTGGTGAAGATGGAGGTTCGGGACTACCACAGAAACAGCCACGGCACGGTGCACGGCGGGGCGCTCTTCACCCTCGCGGATGCGGCCTTCGCCCTCGCCTCGAACTCCCACGGCATTCCGGCGGCGGCGATCAACGCAGAGATCTCGTACCTCGCGGCCGCACGGGAGGGAACGCTCTACGCCGAGGCGGAAGAGTTCGCCCAAAACCCGAAGATTGCCTCGTACACCGTCAGGATAACGAATGATGCCGGAGAGCGGATCGCCATCTTCCAGGGGATGGTCTACCGGAAGACGCCCCGGAACGTGTGA